CCGTATGATAAAAGCCCCTTCGCAATGGAAGGGGTTTTTCTGTTCGACATATGTATCGTGCGAAAATGAATCAAACATACTACATAAAGAATAGAAGCGAGCGCCGTTAAACAACCATTTTTGTTTGGATCGAAACAAAAAATAGTCTATAGAACATAAATATTTATTCATGAATATAAAAATTAAAATTTGAGGTAGATAGGACGGGAAAATGAAAAAGATTATTAAAGTTGAAGCAGTAGAAAAACATTTTGGAAATCAAGTGATTATCCCACCTCTTTCTTTAGATATTAAAGAAGGGGAATTTGTAACGATTTTAGGACCGAGTGGTTGCGGGAAAACGACTTTACTTCGTATGATCGCGGGTTTTGAAACTCCAACTAAAGGGAATCTTTTATTAGATGATGAAAGAATGAACGATTTGCCGCCGTACAAGCGTCATATGAATTTAGTGTTCCAACATTACGCACTATTCCCACATATGAATGTTGAAAAAAATATTTGTTTCGGCATGAAAATGCAAAAAGTACCAGCAGCAGAACAGAAAGAACGTGCTGAAGAGGCAATGCGTTTAACGCAGTTACTTGAGTTCCGTAATCGTAAACCTGCAAAGCTTTCTGGTGGACAACAACAGCGTGTTGCAATTGCAAGGGCAATTGTAAACAACCCGCGTGTATTACTATTAGATGAGCCACTTGGAGCGCTTGACTTTAAGTTGAGAAAAGATTTGCAACGTGAATTGAAAAACTTACAACGTAATTTAGGGATTACATTTATATATGTAACGCACGATCAAGAAGAAGCGATGAGCATGAGTGATCGTATTGTCGTTATGAATAAAGGGCATATCGAACAAGTCGGAACGCCGAAAGAAATTTATAATCAGCCGAAAACATTGTTCGTTGCGACGTTCATCGGTGAAAATAATATCGTGAAAACTGGGGAAAACTACGTAGCAGTTCGCCCTGAAAATGTAAAAGTTCGTTCGGTTGAGCAACCAATTTTAAAAGAATACCATCTTGGGCATATTGAAGATATTGAGTTTGTTGGAAATATGGAAAAGCTTTATGTACGTGATGAGAAAACATCAGAATTACTAATGGCATACCAAACTGCTGAAGAAGTAGCGCAGTGGAGCATTGGAGATAATGTATACGTAGGCTGGGAGCAAGAGGACGAGGTGACCTTAAATTGAAAAAAGGGAAATTACTCGCATTACCTACAGTCACGTGGCTGTTAATCTTCTTCTTATTTCCGCTTCTATTCGTATTGGCATTCGCCTTTTTACAGCGCGGAGCATACGGGACAGTGGAAATGCAGTTTACGCTAGATAATATAGCGCGCGTGTTTGATCCATTGTATATGG
The DNA window shown above is from Bacillus clarus and carries:
- the potA gene encoding spermidine/putrescine ABC transporter ATP-binding protein PotA, whose translation is MKKIIKVEAVEKHFGNQVIIPPLSLDIKEGEFVTILGPSGCGKTTLLRMIAGFETPTKGNLLLDDERMNDLPPYKRHMNLVFQHYALFPHMNVEKNICFGMKMQKVPAAEQKERAEEAMRLTQLLEFRNRKPAKLSGGQQQRVAIARAIVNNPRVLLLDEPLGALDFKLRKDLQRELKNLQRNLGITFIYVTHDQEEAMSMSDRIVVMNKGHIEQVGTPKEIYNQPKTLFVATFIGENNIVKTGENYVAVRPENVKVRSVEQPILKEYHLGHIEDIEFVGNMEKLYVRDEKTSELLMAYQTAEEVAQWSIGDNVYVGWEQEDEVTLN